The following proteins come from a genomic window of Paenibacillus sp. CAA11:
- a CDS encoding HNH/ENDO VII family nuclease, with amino-acid sequence MADEANHAVAELARFQVEFPYPYKAVRNIQVHREFNEHARCTLTLVMTEKDAEICLEKGSFDDSIRVLHTGEHQEFWFAGGISKVEINVEDGIWHVSVEAISRSYVMDQQVRQRSYQNKNLTYTSLIEQLAERYPGGAAMNEATHPESKIGELLVQYQETDWQFLKRIASKVGTAILPDIVLDAPRVYFGVPDFSWNKVLQAKSYTMIKDQEAYLHQLVGQGDSTVQGIHTVGYLVNSHQYVQVGDNVSFKGQLWVVYASQLTYKEGIMNYEYKLVQREGIRVQVRQNRSIQGVALEGKVVKRANNMVQVHLDIDDHYDEQTNWWFPYSSEGNNMFHALPEEGARIKVYFPGGKEKKAIAINSVRGTHEEMKGRTVFQKPTTKVFHVPGNAKMELGEEGVLFEHNTVRLHLDRENIHLESEGSLLLVAGETLEFGQYQPVPDYIKMKAEEEIRFFIGLEDFIAVTKNKVGLKTPKVDIHKVEMSFLDMLTDSEMEELYLDAIMDDEVEKYKKERDKDDLTKVFKMGTNHNIIDKILGIEEKEEEISDEEREQVRERARQRLQDEPDSKEKVKAVVEDDGEYVAKLRYARHTQPAEEAEKSRAEKKRERAEYDEYYAKYVQQQKDFRDPVKLKQMQQEYMEKEAKKEAHKERMSELGSTITDHINKAIAQDKGLSAFKEHILDPMVSKLTQAKEWYTLDYVIPQKPDYLSKNQNSPVYYSRYYIEKFVVSPQKEAAAWNFVFGAIALITAIPTGGSSMYLYAIVSGAWGISQMVVSSMKLEDLENENYFKDPKFLGMNQHMLDVTGIALSVVDLAFLIRGAGRVARNFINESTRTKMLTGINDPAVRRILDNTGRRMGEIKDSLPKTWDEFRNSLNLGFSGKLALETGGKTLGKNGGEPWYLFSEGKGTKNSTGKGNSTKPKPDPETKPQPGAEGTGNSGSKKDIYKVSREEIQQALEGYEQTSKFTAQFKGFEVKAQRSLSNMSDKELIYSFKKGYSPKDGANDTIILHHHEQRVEGPIIEMPSRYHDLGNKRQHPFGNKGGVGSGGARQEFNNWRKEYWKARYANEMIKRGIIK; translated from the coding sequence ATGGCTGATGAGGCTAATCACGCGGTTGCGGAATTGGCGAGGTTCCAGGTTGAGTTTCCTTATCCTTATAAAGCAGTACGGAATATACAAGTACACCGAGAATTTAACGAACATGCCCGCTGTACCTTAACATTAGTCATGACAGAGAAGGATGCCGAGATTTGCCTGGAAAAGGGGAGCTTTGACGATAGTATCCGAGTTCTTCATACAGGAGAACATCAGGAATTTTGGTTCGCTGGTGGAATATCCAAGGTGGAGATTAACGTTGAGGATGGGATTTGGCACGTATCGGTTGAAGCAATCTCCAGGTCGTATGTTATGGATCAACAGGTTCGGCAGCGTTCCTATCAAAATAAAAATCTCACCTATACTTCACTCATAGAACAATTGGCTGAACGTTATCCTGGAGGAGCAGCAATGAATGAAGCTACTCATCCGGAATCAAAAATTGGAGAGCTGCTGGTGCAATATCAGGAAACGGATTGGCAGTTTTTAAAGCGGATAGCATCAAAAGTCGGAACAGCTATTTTGCCAGATATTGTTCTGGATGCTCCTCGGGTTTACTTCGGTGTGCCTGATTTCTCGTGGAATAAAGTCTTGCAAGCCAAGTCCTATACGATGATCAAAGACCAGGAAGCCTATCTCCACCAGTTGGTGGGACAAGGTGACTCAACTGTTCAAGGTATCCATACAGTCGGCTACTTAGTAAATAGCCATCAGTATGTACAAGTTGGAGATAATGTCAGCTTTAAAGGACAATTATGGGTAGTTTACGCTTCACAGCTAACATATAAAGAAGGAATTATGAACTATGAGTACAAGTTAGTGCAGCGTGAAGGAATTCGTGTTCAGGTTCGGCAAAATCGTAGCATTCAAGGTGTAGCTTTGGAAGGAAAAGTCGTAAAACGTGCTAACAACATGGTACAGGTACACCTGGATATTGACGACCATTATGATGAACAAACCAACTGGTGGTTTCCCTATTCTTCAGAAGGCAATAATATGTTTCATGCCCTACCTGAGGAAGGAGCTCGGATCAAGGTATATTTCCCAGGAGGGAAAGAAAAGAAGGCAATTGCCATTAATTCCGTTCGCGGTACTCATGAAGAAATGAAAGGCCGAACGGTGTTCCAAAAGCCAACAACGAAGGTCTTTCACGTTCCGGGAAATGCAAAGATGGAGCTTGGGGAAGAGGGAGTGCTATTCGAGCATAACACGGTAAGACTGCATTTAGATCGGGAAAATATACATTTGGAATCCGAAGGCTCACTGCTACTAGTAGCGGGTGAGACCTTAGAGTTTGGCCAATATCAGCCCGTCCCGGATTATATCAAAATGAAGGCAGAAGAAGAGATTCGATTTTTTATAGGACTAGAAGACTTTATTGCTGTCACGAAGAATAAGGTGGGGCTGAAAACTCCGAAAGTTGATATCCATAAGGTTGAGATGAGCTTCTTAGACATGCTGACAGATTCCGAAATGGAAGAATTATACCTAGATGCCATTATGGATGATGAGGTCGAGAAATATAAGAAAGAAAGAGATAAAGATGATCTTACCAAAGTATTTAAAATGGGGACGAATCATAATATTATCGATAAAATACTGGGGATTGAGGAGAAGGAAGAGGAGATTAGTGATGAGGAGCGTGAGCAGGTTAGGGAACGAGCAAGGCAAAGGCTACAGGATGAGCCAGATAGTAAGGAGAAGGTTAAAGCTGTAGTTGAAGATGATGGAGAATATGTAGCTAAACTGCGCTATGCGAGGCATACTCAGCCAGCTGAGGAAGCCGAGAAGTCTAGAGCCGAGAAAAAGCGAGAACGAGCAGAATACGATGAGTATTATGCCAAGTATGTGCAACAACAGAAGGATTTTAGAGATCCGGTAAAGCTGAAGCAGATGCAGCAGGAATACATGGAGAAGGAGGCCAAAAAAGAGGCGCATAAGGAGAGGATGTCCGAACTGGGCTCCACGATAACCGACCACATTAACAAGGCAATAGCACAAGACAAGGGCTTGTCTGCCTTCAAAGAACATATCCTGGACCCAATGGTATCCAAATTAACCCAGGCAAAAGAATGGTATACGCTGGATTATGTCATTCCTCAAAAGCCAGACTACTTAAGTAAGAACCAGAATAGCCCGGTATATTATTCCCGGTATTACATAGAGAAGTTTGTGGTAAGCCCACAAAAAGAGGCAGCAGCATGGAATTTTGTATTTGGTGCAATCGCATTGATTACGGCTATCCCGACAGGCGGAAGCTCGATGTATCTGTATGCCATTGTAAGCGGAGCGTGGGGAATTAGTCAGATGGTCGTAAGCTCTATGAAGCTGGAGGATTTGGAGAATGAGAATTACTTCAAAGATCCAAAGTTTCTAGGGATGAACCAGCATATGCTAGATGTCACAGGCATAGCCTTATCGGTCGTGGATTTGGCTTTCTTGATCCGTGGAGCGGGAAGAGTAGCGAGAAATTTCATAAATGAATCAACCCGAACGAAGATGTTGACAGGGATCAATGATCCAGCCGTTAGAAGAATTCTAGATAATACGGGCAGACGGATGGGCGAGATCAAAGATAGCCTGCCAAAGACATGGGATGAGTTCCGCAACTCGTTAAACCTAGGTTTTTCTGGTAAACTTGCTCTAGAAACAGGAGGCAAGACTCTTGGGAAGAATGGGGGCGAGCCTTGGTACCTGTTTAGTGAGGGAAAAGGCACCAAAAATAGTACTGGTAAAGGTAATAGTACAAAGCCGAAGCCGGATCCGGAAACCAAGCCGCAGCCTGGGGCTGAGGGGACGGGGAATTCAGGTTCAAAAAAAGATATTTATAAAGTATCACGTGAAGAGATCCAACAAGCATTAGAGGGTTATGAGCAAACGAGTAAATTTACTGCGCAATTTAAAGGTTTTGAAGTTAAAGCACAACGTTCATTATCTAATATGTCAGATAAAGAACTGATATATTCATTTAAAAAAGGGTACTCACCGAAAGATGGGGCAAATGATACAATTATACTTCATCATCATGAACAAAGAGTTGAGGGTCCAATAATTGAGATGCCTAGTAGATACCATGATTTAGGAAATAAAAGACAGCATCCATTTGGAAATAAGGGTGGGGTCGGCAGCGGAGGAGCTAGGCAGGAATTCAATAATTGGCGTAAAGAATATTGGAAAGCAAGATACGCTAATGAAATGATTAAAAGGGGGATAATAAAGTGA
- a CDS encoding SMI1/KNR4 family protein, translated as MKNELLIAIDEEFEMYPEAFGGPVSIEEVKQAEDKLKVKLPEDFKMFLLKYGSGAVGEAIVLGLNEAELVATPSFVDKSLQFRSILPEGYENFVVIGVDGAGNPIGFDSSNGEIIVFDFDFGGTEILASSFEKYIEKALHEELNIQF; from the coding sequence GTGAAAAATGAGTTGTTAATTGCAATAGATGAGGAGTTTGAAATGTACCCTGAAGCATTTGGAGGTCCTGTTAGTATTGAGGAAGTGAAGCAAGCTGAAGATAAACTTAAAGTAAAATTACCAGAGGACTTTAAAATGTTTCTTTTGAAATATGGTTCTGGAGCAGTTGGTGAAGCAATTGTTTTAGGGTTAAATGAGGCGGAGCTTGTGGCTACACCATCTTTTGTAGATAAATCATTACAATTTAGAAGTATCCTCCCTGAAGGATATGAGAATTTTGTTGTTATTGGGGTAGATGGTGCAGGCAATCCAATAGGTTTTGATTCTTCCAATGGAGAGATTATTGTCTTTGACTTTGATTTTGGTGGAACAGAAATTTTAGCAAGTAGTTTTGAGAAATATATAGAAAAAGCGCTCCATGAAGAATTGAATATACAGTTTTAA
- a CDS encoding transposase: MPRNRRTFTAEFKKQMVQLYENGKPKAAIAREYELSPSALDRWIKQAKPSGSFSEKDNRTDEEKELTVLRKRDTDSKWKTIF; the protein is encoded by the coding sequence ATGCCAAGAAACAGACGTACATTTACAGCAGAATTTAAGAAACAGATGGTTCAGTTATACGAAAATGGAAAGCCGAAAGCAGCTATTGCGAGAGAGTATGAGCTTAGTCCATCCGCACTTGATCGCTGGATTAAGCAAGCTAAACCCTCAGGTTCCTTTTCTGAAAAGGATAACCGAACTGATGAAGAGAAAGAACTCACCGTTCTTCGTAAACGAGACACCGACTCGAAATGGAAAACGATATTTTAA
- a CDS encoding deaminase domain-containing protein translates to MLNDDELEAMYLEMIMTEKDYSEFSEERGRELEQLGKRLKDREITQIEYAEYLERTRTNEGIREDMASRVSKRIENEPYYKDKMRKTLKGYDPDKLAANYQKVYLSSGTEESDEDSSDEQREEARRSYAEAYKNYNDAMEKNYQAAEAMKEAKADHKLATMNGASAVKKAENKKKSYLSQGMEKLAGYISDWQQSDAYLEGIVPQMPNYFSKQNQAAIYYSRYNFQKFVVDPQRAAAETGLMYGIIAVVTAIPTGGTSLYLLAAAELMVGVGQIWINAQKLNDLNHGIIDSNPSFLMMDQNTLDTLDLALSLINLSMLAKHGMMKAADKFKNSQKIIAFREATEKLGNKFDDINKAINPKNYTLEDVQVHAIPGGGSLGKGGKRLVRSGDEPLFQFSKGADEGPKKPYKDKTEGKGKREKEARERREREERERREREKREREKKEKEERERKEREKKEKEERERKEREKKEKEERERKEREKKEKEERERKERERKEKEEAEGTGQDEHKFPTRLINLETEGYILQRVSELKGRLSNGALNKSGANFGYAEVNIPGVKNEFYAHSQVDGPSPPHQAGINYDGFSFKPQGEVRYPAEDAPNSLGKIISRDSDTEHKIINDLANQLGPPNPNIKGRMKLFTENDTCISCNKNISAFHKDYPGITIEVIHNGDNKVPKK, encoded by the coding sequence ATGCTGAACGATGATGAGCTTGAAGCCATGTATCTGGAAATGATAATGACGGAGAAGGACTATAGCGAGTTCAGTGAAGAACGTGGTAGAGAACTTGAGCAGCTGGGAAAGAGGCTAAAAGATCGGGAAATCACACAGATCGAGTATGCAGAGTACTTGGAACGAACCCGTACTAACGAGGGCATTCGAGAAGATATGGCCTCTCGAGTATCGAAGAGAATAGAGAATGAACCTTATTATAAAGACAAGATGAGAAAGACTTTGAAGGGGTATGACCCGGACAAATTGGCGGCAAATTACCAGAAAGTTTACCTTTCCTCCGGGACAGAAGAAAGTGACGAAGACAGCTCCGACGAGCAGAGAGAAGAAGCAAGAAGAAGCTATGCCGAGGCTTATAAAAATTACAATGATGCCATGGAGAAGAACTATCAAGCCGCTGAAGCGATGAAAGAAGCTAAGGCTGATCATAAATTAGCTACAATGAACGGAGCCAGCGCGGTTAAGAAGGCTGAGAACAAGAAGAAGTCTTACCTATCTCAAGGCATGGAGAAGCTAGCCGGGTATATTTCGGATTGGCAGCAGAGCGATGCTTACTTAGAGGGAATCGTTCCACAAATGCCGAACTATTTCAGCAAACAGAATCAGGCGGCCATTTATTACTCCCGGTATAACTTTCAAAAATTCGTAGTTGACCCGCAGCGGGCAGCTGCTGAAACAGGCTTAATGTATGGAATCATAGCTGTGGTCACCGCAATTCCGACAGGGGGAACCTCATTATACTTGTTGGCCGCAGCAGAGCTCATGGTAGGTGTAGGGCAGATTTGGATTAACGCGCAGAAGCTAAATGATCTCAATCATGGGATTATTGATTCAAATCCTAGTTTTCTGATGATGGATCAGAATACGCTGGATACGCTGGATTTAGCGCTATCCCTAATAAATCTGTCCATGTTGGCGAAGCATGGGATGATGAAGGCCGCGGACAAATTTAAGAATAGCCAGAAGATCATTGCCTTCAGAGAAGCTACTGAGAAGCTGGGGAACAAGTTCGATGATATCAATAAAGCGATCAATCCGAAGAACTACACCTTAGAAGATGTCCAGGTACATGCGATTCCAGGTGGCGGAAGTTTGGGCAAGGGAGGCAAAAGGCTGGTTAGATCCGGTGACGAGCCGCTGTTCCAGTTTAGTAAGGGTGCTGATGAGGGGCCGAAGAAGCCTTATAAAGATAAGACAGAAGGGAAAGGGAAGCGAGAGAAGGAAGCAAGGGAGAGACGAGAAAGGGAGGAAAGAGAGAGAAGAGAGAGGGAAAAAAGAGAACGGGAGAAGAAAGAGAAAGAAGAAAGAGAAAGAAAAGAAAGAGAGAAGAAAGAGAAGGAGGAAAGAGAGAGAAAAGAAAGAGAGAAGAAAGAGAAGGAGGAAAGAGAGAGAAAAGAGAGAGAGAAGAAAGAGAAGGAAGAAAGAGAAAGAAAAGAGAGAGAAAGAAAAGAGAAGGAAGAGGCTGAGGGGACGGGACAAGATGAACATAAGTTTCCAACAAGACTTATCAATCTAGAGACAGAAGGTTATATTCTTCAAAGGGTGTCAGAGTTAAAAGGTAGATTATCTAATGGGGCTTTGAATAAAAGTGGAGCTAACTTTGGATATGCAGAAGTTAACATTCCAGGAGTAAAAAATGAATTCTATGCACACAGTCAAGTAGACGGGCCTTCACCACCACACCAGGCTGGGATTAATTACGATGGTTTTTCATTTAAACCACAAGGCGAAGTGAGGTACCCGGCAGAGGATGCTCCTAATAGTTTAGGAAAAATTATATCAAGGGATAGTGATACAGAGCATAAAATAATAAATGATTTAGCTAACCAACTTGGTCCGCCAAATCCGAATATAAAGGGAAGAATGAAACTATTTACAGAGAATGATACATGTATAAGCTGTAACAAAAATATTAGTGCTTTTCACAAAGATTATCCAGGCATTACAATAGAAGTTATTCATAATGGTGATAATAAGGTGCCAAAAAAATAA
- a CDS encoding Imm3 family immunity protein has translation MAWQYQDLIDEFYGDVERYKNDFYSHDEAINKAFNEFYSESIVDEMEKALIFIVYVELSLQNPRIFSKTKDILINELESINLEKIEGQIKDGQLTQKQFNELTSRKEKALQEIKLMPIDFCNQARWYYTEITNAVSDFCSELFAKNSDGDEIIRQVLSRYKRSCDRTLSTKITVYVTLAEMLVKNNQTISKELLSEIKTFKINLLKDELSLDEKADLLKRIQSLAEY, from the coding sequence ATGGCATGGCAGTATCAAGATTTAATAGATGAATTCTATGGGGATGTCGAAAGGTATAAAAATGACTTTTATAGTCACGACGAAGCCATTAATAAGGCATTTAATGAGTTTTATTCTGAAAGCATCGTTGATGAAATGGAAAAAGCGTTAATATTTATCGTTTATGTGGAGCTTTCGTTACAGAATCCAAGAATTTTTAGTAAAACAAAAGATATTCTTATTAATGAATTAGAGTCAATTAATTTAGAGAAAATTGAAGGTCAAATAAAAGATGGACAACTAACACAAAAACAATTTAATGAATTAACAAGTCGTAAAGAAAAGGCTTTGCAAGAAATAAAACTAATGCCTATTGATTTCTGTAATCAGGCAAGATGGTACTATACAGAGATTACAAATGCAGTTAGTGATTTCTGTTCAGAACTTTTTGCCAAAAATTCGGATGGGGATGAGATCATAAGACAAGTCCTGTCTCGGTATAAAAGGAGTTGTGATCGTACTCTTAGTACAAAGATTACAGTGTACGTGACATTGGCTGAAATGTTAGTGAAAAATAATCAGACAATTTCTAAAGAACTGCTTAGTGAAATAAAAACCTTCAAGATAAATTTACTTAAGGATGAACTTAGTTTGGATGAAAAAGCAGATCTTTTGAAACGCATACAAAGTTTAGCGGAGTATTAA
- a CDS encoding DUF2569 domain-containing protein has protein sequence MQELMKNQADQEERENEQAGRGMEWDRNIHGPRGIGGWLIVVLIGMIISMFLVAKQLFGKTLPALFTDSEVVRIETWWFREIYDAEWTTILTFDAVFEGLTIFYCCYVIIEFLREKPIVPRLMIIFYSMNLLGIIIETCLLLTTVEAVREEIIASYWSVGVALGVCLVWIPYFKMSARVENTFLNNWKSY, from the coding sequence TTGCAAGAGCTAATGAAGAACCAAGCAGATCAGGAAGAAAGAGAGAACGAACAGGCAGGAAGGGGGATGGAATGGGATCGAAATATTCATGGTCCTAGAGGGATTGGCGGCTGGTTGATTGTCGTTCTTATAGGAATGATTATTTCGATGTTTCTTGTAGCAAAACAATTATTTGGTAAAACGCTGCCGGCCTTGTTCACAGACTCTGAGGTTGTGCGGATTGAAACATGGTGGTTCAGAGAAATTTACGATGCTGAATGGACAACTATTTTGACTTTTGATGCTGTGTTTGAGGGGTTAACCATCTTCTATTGCTGTTATGTGATAATTGAATTTTTGCGAGAGAAGCCGATCGTGCCACGTTTAATGATCATTTTCTACAGCATGAATCTGCTAGGTATAATTATCGAAACATGCTTGCTTCTAACAACTGTTGAGGCTGTTCGCGAAGAGATTATAGCATCTTATTGGTCAGTTGGTGTTGCTCTTGGCGTATGTTTAGTATGGATTCCATATTTTAAAATGTCTGCTCGTGTGGAAAACACCTTTTTGAATAATTGGAAATCGTATTAA
- a CDS encoding M57 family metalloprotease, whose product MYIHHWYGNSSTDPDSASWDYSVISIYDNNLDADGYKNDTNIKHTTTHEVGHSIGLAHTTDTYNKSTSLMTAGDEADRYINSPSAYDKNQLKSIWGN is encoded by the coding sequence ATGTATATTCATCACTGGTATGGGAATTCATCTACAGATCCTGATAGTGCATCATGGGATTATAGTGTCATTTCTATTTACGATAACAATTTAGATGCAGATGGGTATAAGAACGATACTAATATCAAGCATACGACGACACATGAAGTAGGTCATTCAATAGGATTAGCTCACACCACGGATACTTATAACAAGTCGACTTCATTAATGACTGCAGGTGACGAAGCTGATCGTTATATAAATAGTCCATCAGCATATGACAAAAACCAGTTGAAATCAATTTGGGGAAATTAA
- a CDS encoding ABC transporter permease, with the protein MEAIRRFFRHSLLSYRALFGWLNPKVYLIVMVGMPLSQLIFFTFLVNHVYDGENLAGYIGANALLLCVMNSVFGMITVINSDRSSGTLQLVMAAPASKPALFLARSLAHMANGFVTAGIGLIFGIALFHISITSGQVLALIAIWTVSIFSACGLGLIIGSFCLWTPSMHLLTNLLSSILLLLSGANYPLQVMPQALQFIAYCLPLTRGVELTKAILDHGQYDNMGLYIGQEFLLGCVFFALSIGCIRYAAYLARVKGSMDLS; encoded by the coding sequence ATGGAGGCCATTCGGCGTTTTTTCAGACATAGCCTGTTGTCTTACCGGGCTTTATTCGGCTGGCTGAATCCCAAGGTTTACCTGATTGTCATGGTCGGGATGCCGCTAAGTCAACTAATCTTCTTCACCTTCTTGGTCAACCATGTGTATGATGGGGAGAATCTAGCCGGATATATCGGGGCCAATGCCCTGCTGCTCTGTGTCATGAACTCCGTGTTCGGCATGATTACGGTCATTAATTCCGATCGCAGTTCAGGAACGCTTCAGCTTGTGATGGCCGCACCTGCCAGCAAGCCGGCCCTATTTCTGGCCCGCTCTTTGGCCCATATGGCGAACGGCTTCGTAACTGCTGGCATTGGGCTTATCTTCGGCATCGCGTTATTCCATATCTCCATCACCTCTGGACAAGTTCTGGCACTGATCGCGATATGGACAGTCTCTATCTTCTCTGCCTGCGGACTCGGGCTGATCATCGGCAGCTTCTGCTTGTGGACACCCTCCATGCATTTGCTGACCAACTTGCTGTCCAGCATCCTGCTGCTACTTAGCGGAGCCAATTATCCGCTGCAGGTGATGCCGCAAGCTCTCCAGTTCATAGCCTACTGCCTGCCTTTAACAAGGGGTGTTGAGCTGACCAAGGCGATCCTGGATCATGGGCAATACGACAATATGGGCCTGTATATCGGCCAGGAATTTCTACTCGGCTGTGTCTTCTTCGCTCTAAGCATCGGCTGCATCCGGTATGCCGCTTATTTGGCCCGGGTGAAAGGAAGCATGGATTTAAGCTGA
- a CDS encoding ABC transporter permease — translation MQAEWQALLQTARVQMRLSMARPVFQFVIWISPFFYATISFFIYGRTSREALVNYVVLGSGFMSLWSSIVYSSASDINRERYYGTLENIFAAPIPFSIILLGKIIGNTLWGMLSMGLSTLYLVVIFGARLEAAHPLLLGLALVLVSLALIIFAFFMSLFFTLSRQAEALMNFLEYPIYLVCGFLFPVAILPGWIQPLSYLLPPTWAIQLLRSTLMEKELSVILQQMGVLIILTLIFAGIAWYCYQAVERKARIDGKLGVY, via the coding sequence ATGCAAGCCGAATGGCAGGCACTGTTGCAAACCGCTAGGGTTCAGATGCGTTTATCCATGGCAAGGCCCGTGTTCCAGTTCGTTATCTGGATCTCTCCCTTCTTCTACGCCACGATCAGCTTCTTCATTTATGGGCGAACTTCCCGTGAGGCACTGGTGAACTATGTAGTGCTCGGTTCAGGCTTTATGTCTCTGTGGTCATCCATTGTCTATTCTTCAGCCAGCGATATTAACCGAGAACGTTATTACGGCACCTTGGAAAATATTTTTGCAGCACCGATTCCCTTCTCGATCATTCTGCTGGGGAAAATCATCGGCAACACCCTGTGGGGAATGCTGTCCATGGGCTTGTCCACCCTCTATCTGGTCGTCATCTTTGGTGCCAGGCTGGAAGCGGCCCATCCGCTGCTGTTAGGGCTGGCTCTTGTTCTTGTCTCCCTGGCACTTATCATCTTCGCCTTCTTCATGTCTCTCTTCTTTACACTGTCACGTCAGGCCGAAGCATTAATGAATTTTCTCGAATACCCCATCTATCTGGTATGCGGTTTCTTATTCCCAGTAGCCATTTTACCCGGCTGGATTCAACCCCTCTCCTATCTGCTGCCTCCTACCTGGGCCATTCAGCTGCTGCGAAGCACTTTAATGGAGAAGGAGCTTTCCGTCATCTTACAACAAATGGGAGTACTTATAATACTCACTTTGATCTTTGCAGGAATAGCGTGGTACTGTTATCAGGCTGTGGAACGCAAAGCACGAATCGATGGAAAGCTGGGGGTGTATTAA
- a CDS encoding ABC transporter ATP-binding protein, giving the protein MIRSIIQVEQVRRTYLTEQGMWRKKKQTVEALKGISFEVGQGEIFGLLGPNGAGKTTMIKILTTMLIPTDGHVNILGLNPVTEFRALRPQINFILGGERNLYWRLSAYDNLTYFADLYKVPKGQQKDKIQALLELVGLEASAHRRVETFSKGMKQRLQIARGLINEPQILFLDEPSIGLDPISARKLRQIIHQLNEQGTTILLTTHYMQEADELCDRIAFINQGEIAAIDTPEQLKKKIGQLSVIQFSHAHTSGISAASSALGIHPAVHHLEETHDEYSTTLRIHTPDPQQIIPLIYKEWSQSDVHNLSINEPSLEDVYLRLIGGDRDASRMAGTVANR; this is encoded by the coding sequence ATGATCCGTTCTATTATTCAAGTTGAGCAAGTAAGACGCACCTATCTCACCGAGCAGGGCATGTGGAGGAAGAAGAAGCAAACGGTCGAGGCGTTAAAGGGAATTTCGTTCGAGGTTGGGCAGGGAGAAATCTTCGGCCTTCTTGGGCCCAATGGAGCCGGGAAGACGACAATGATCAAAATTTTGACAACCATGCTAATTCCCACAGACGGTCATGTAAATATACTGGGGCTAAATCCGGTTACGGAATTCCGGGCGCTGCGCCCGCAGATCAATTTCATCCTAGGCGGGGAGCGCAATCTATATTGGCGGCTGTCAGCATATGACAATCTTACATACTTCGCCGATCTTTACAAGGTGCCCAAGGGCCAGCAGAAGGACAAGATTCAGGCGCTTCTGGAGCTGGTCGGGCTTGAAGCCTCAGCCCACAGACGGGTAGAGACCTTCTCCAAAGGAATGAAGCAGCGGCTCCAGATCGCACGTGGACTCATCAACGAGCCTCAAATCTTATTCCTGGATGAGCCCTCGATCGGCCTTGATCCGATCAGCGCCAGAAAGCTGCGACAGATCATTCATCAGCTGAATGAGCAGGGAACCACCATTTTACTCACGACCCACTACATGCAGGAAGCCGACGAGCTGTGCGATCGCATCGCATTTATCAATCAAGGTGAGATAGCGGCCATAGATACGCCAGAGCAGCTTAAGAAAAAAATTGGCCAATTATCGGTGATTCAGTTCTCACATGCTCACACTTCAGGGATAAGCGCTGCCTCCTCAGCGCTCGGGATTCATCCTGCTGTCCATCATCTGGAAGAAACTCACGATGAATATAGCACGACCCTGCGAATCCATACACCGGACCCTCAACAGATCATCCCGCTCATTTACAAAGAATGGAGTCAATCTGATGTGCATAATCTCTCCATTAACGAGCCTTCCTTGGAAGACGTCTATCTTCGTCTGATTGGAGGTGACAGAGATGCAAGCCGAATGGCAGGCACTGTTGCAAACCGCTAG